The following are from one region of the Pseudodesulfovibrio piezophilus C1TLV30 genome:
- a CDS encoding FAD-binding oxidoreductase, whose translation MSKDAIIKDFEAIVGAENCMTSETDRHSYSYDAAVLDSVMPALVVRPETSEALGKVTKLCNDNGLPLTVRGAGTNLSGGTIPHPGGVVVLTNGLNRILEINEEDMYAVVEPGVVTAQFAAEVAKRGLFYPPDPGSQTVSTIGGNVAENAGGLRGLKYGVTKDYVMGIEFWDVNGDLVKSGSRTVKCVTGYNLAGLMVASEGTLGIFDKVILKLVPPAKAAKSMMAIFPSMKAASETVAAIIANKIVPATLEMMDNFTINTVENFRKAGLPTDAAALLLIEVDGHPAQVEDEAVLVEQICKANGATELKVAKDAAERDAVWQARRDALPALAKLKPTCVLEDATVPRSKIPAMIEALGEISQKLDLTIGTFGHAGDGNLHPTILTDKRDKSEWERVEKGIDMIFDRALALGGTLSGEHGIGLAKSKYMEIETSRATLDYAHRMKSVLDPKGILNPGKIIGFKSEK comes from the coding sequence ATGAGTAAAGATGCCATCATCAAGGATTTCGAAGCCATTGTCGGTGCCGAAAATTGCATGACGAGCGAAACTGACCGTCATTCCTACTCTTACGACGCTGCCGTGCTCGATTCCGTGATGCCAGCCCTGGTTGTTCGCCCCGAGACCAGCGAAGCTTTGGGCAAAGTCACCAAGCTCTGTAATGATAACGGCCTGCCTCTGACCGTCCGCGGCGCAGGGACTAATCTTTCCGGTGGAACCATTCCTCACCCAGGTGGTGTCGTTGTTTTGACCAATGGTCTCAATCGCATCCTGGAGATCAACGAAGAAGATATGTACGCTGTGGTTGAACCCGGTGTTGTCACTGCTCAATTTGCGGCCGAAGTTGCCAAGCGCGGATTGTTCTACCCCCCGGACCCAGGCAGCCAGACTGTTTCCACGATCGGTGGTAACGTCGCAGAGAACGCTGGTGGTCTTCGCGGTCTGAAATATGGTGTGACAAAAGATTACGTCATGGGTATCGAATTCTGGGATGTGAACGGCGATCTGGTGAAGTCCGGTTCCCGCACTGTTAAATGCGTTACCGGATACAATCTGGCTGGCTTGATGGTCGCTTCCGAAGGTACTTTAGGTATTTTTGACAAGGTTATCCTGAAACTTGTTCCGCCTGCAAAGGCCGCTAAGTCCATGATGGCCATTTTCCCCTCCATGAAGGCTGCTTCCGAGACTGTTGCTGCTATTATTGCAAACAAGATTGTCCCGGCAACTCTGGAGATGATGGATAATTTTACCATTAATACCGTTGAGAATTTTCGTAAGGCTGGTCTGCCTACCGATGCCGCCGCACTGCTCCTCATCGAGGTTGATGGGCATCCGGCACAGGTCGAGGATGAAGCTGTTCTGGTCGAGCAGATCTGCAAGGCCAACGGCGCAACTGAATTGAAGGTCGCCAAAGATGCCGCTGAGAGAGACGCTGTCTGGCAGGCTCGTCGCGATGCATTGCCCGCACTGGCTAAGTTGAAGCCTACCTGCGTGCTTGAAGATGCGACTGTCCCCCGCTCGAAAATTCCTGCAATGATTGAGGCTCTGGGTGAGATCTCCCAGAAGCTCGACTTGACCATCGGAACATTCGGTCATGCTGGTGATGGTAACTTGCACCCGACTATTCTGACAGACAAACGTGACAAATCCGAATGGGAACGCGTTGAAAAGGGTATTGACATGATCTTTGATCGTGCTTTGGCTCTGGGCGGAACCCTGTCCGGCGAGCACGGCATCGGTCTTGCCAAATCCAAGTATATGGAGATCGAAACTTCCCGTGCGACTCTGGATTATGCCCACCGAATGAAGAGCGTTCTTGATCCTAAGGGCATCCTGAATCCCGGTAAGATCATCGGCTTCAAGTCCGAGAAATAG
- the nifJ gene encoding pyruvate:ferredoxin (flavodoxin) oxidoreductase translates to MSKMKTMDGNTAAAWVAYAMSETAAIYPITPSSTMGEIADEWAAQGRKNIFGQTLEVRQLQSEAGAAGAVHGSLAGGAMTTTFTASQGLLLMIPNMYKISGELLPCVFHVSARALAAHALSIFGDHQDVMACRQTGFAMLAAASVQEVMDLSLVAHLATIEASVPFVSFFDGFRTSHEIQKVEVIDYADMKPLLNMDKVAAFRARSMNPEHPDVRGTAQNPDIYFQGREASNADYDVIPEIVEEYMNKVSALTGRNYKPFDYVGADDAERVIICMGSGCEAIEEVVNLLCAKGEKVGLIKVRLYRPFSAKHFLSVLPASTKTLAVLDRTKEPGALGDPLYQDVCTTLLENGDGPAVVAGRYGLGSKEFTPAMVKAVFDNLAAETPRTRFTVGIEDDVTKTSLVTTEALDTTPEGTVQCKFWGLGSDGTVGANKQAIKIIGDNTDLYAQGYFAYDSKKSGGITISHLRFGEKPIQSTYLITAADYIACHNPSYVHLYDVLDGIKDGGTFVLNCAWTAEEMDAQLPAAMRRTIAQKNLKFYTVDAVKIAGEVGLGGRINMIMQTAFFKLADVIDFDEAVSLLKAGIKAAYGKKGDKIVNMNNAAVDVGINSIVEIPVPAAWADLAEDSAAASDDPAYVKNVMRPVLAQKGDDLPVSAFSKDGTMPLATSQYEKRGVAINVPEWIADNCIQCNQCAFVCPHSALRPVIATEDELKNAPASFGTVGAKGKDVKGMAYRIQVASQDCLGCGNCADICPAKEKALVMKPIATQLDEQVPNWDYAQTVSFKEAFKRDTVKGSQFRQSLMEFSGACSGCGETPYVKVLTQLFGERMIIANATGCSSIWGASAPSTPYAVNAEGHGPAWGNSLFEDAAEFGFGIEMGVNNRRETLIAKCEEAVASATGDVKAALEGWLAVKGEAEASAEAGKTLKAALEGTTDELLSEIAASSDLFTKKSVWIFGGDGWAYDIGFGGLDHVIASGKDVNILVMDTEVYSNTGGQSSKATPLGSIAKFAAAGKGTGKKDLGRMAMTYGYVYVASIAMGADKQQMMKAFKEAEAYPGPSLIICYAPCINQGIKKGMGKTQLEQKLAVDSGYWPLFRYNPLLVEEGKNPFILESKAPDGSLQEFLSGENRYAMLERFHPELSKAFREKIEKDYADRYAILTHLADADFSKAEEVEGEACEVGVSAESPGSGEPCDDGR, encoded by the coding sequence ATGTCAAAGATGAAAACGATGGATGGTAATACCGCCGCCGCTTGGGTGGCCTACGCCATGAGCGAGACCGCTGCCATCTACCCCATCACCCCTTCTTCCACCATGGGCGAAATCGCAGACGAATGGGCTGCCCAGGGACGGAAGAACATTTTCGGACAGACCCTGGAAGTTCGCCAGCTTCAGAGTGAAGCCGGTGCAGCTGGTGCTGTTCACGGCTCTCTGGCCGGTGGCGCGATGACAACGACTTTCACCGCATCCCAGGGCCTCCTTCTGATGATCCCGAACATGTACAAGATCTCCGGAGAATTGCTCCCTTGCGTCTTCCATGTTTCTGCTCGCGCTCTTGCAGCCCACGCTCTGTCTATCTTCGGTGATCATCAGGATGTCATGGCGTGCCGTCAGACCGGTTTTGCCATGCTGGCCGCCGCTTCCGTTCAGGAAGTCATGGATCTGTCGCTGGTAGCTCACCTGGCCACCATCGAAGCTTCCGTGCCTTTCGTTTCTTTCTTCGACGGATTCAGGACCTCGCATGAGATTCAGAAAGTCGAAGTCATTGATTACGCAGATATGAAGCCACTGTTGAACATGGACAAAGTTGCCGCTTTCCGCGCCCGCTCCATGAATCCCGAACACCCGGATGTTCGCGGTACTGCTCAGAACCCGGATATCTACTTCCAGGGTCGTGAAGCTTCCAATGCCGATTACGATGTCATTCCCGAGATCGTCGAAGAGTACATGAACAAGGTTTCTGCACTCACTGGCCGCAACTACAAGCCTTTCGACTATGTTGGTGCCGACGATGCCGAGCGTGTCATTATCTGTATGGGTTCCGGCTGCGAGGCCATTGAGGAAGTCGTCAACCTGCTGTGCGCCAAGGGCGAAAAAGTCGGCCTGATCAAGGTCCGTCTGTACCGTCCTTTCTCTGCCAAGCATTTTCTGTCAGTCCTGCCTGCTTCGACCAAGACTCTCGCAGTGCTCGATCGTACCAAGGAGCCCGGCGCTCTGGGCGATCCCCTGTACCAGGATGTCTGCACGACCTTGCTGGAAAATGGCGACGGTCCTGCCGTTGTCGCCGGTCGTTACGGATTGGGTTCCAAGGAGTTCACTCCTGCCATGGTCAAGGCTGTTTTCGATAATCTGGCGGCTGAAACTCCCCGTACCCGTTTCACCGTGGGTATTGAGGATGATGTCACCAAGACCTCCCTTGTCACGACCGAGGCCCTGGATACTACCCCGGAAGGTACTGTGCAGTGCAAGTTCTGGGGCCTCGGCTCTGACGGAACTGTCGGAGCCAACAAGCAGGCGATCAAGATCATCGGTGACAACACCGATCTTTACGCCCAGGGATACTTTGCCTACGACTCCAAGAAGTCCGGCGGTATCACCATTTCTCACCTGCGTTTCGGTGAGAAGCCCATTCAGTCCACGTATCTGATCACCGCAGCTGATTATATCGCCTGCCATAACCCCAGCTACGTGCACCTCTATGATGTCCTGGACGGTATCAAGGATGGCGGAACATTCGTCCTGAACTGTGCCTGGACCGCAGAGGAAATGGACGCACAGCTGCCCGCAGCCATGCGTCGTACCATTGCTCAGAAAAACCTCAAGTTCTACACAGTTGACGCTGTCAAGATTGCTGGTGAAGTCGGCCTCGGCGGACGCATCAACATGATCATGCAGACTGCCTTCTTCAAACTGGCTGACGTCATCGACTTTGACGAAGCCGTTTCACTGCTCAAGGCCGGTATCAAGGCCGCCTACGGCAAGAAGGGCGACAAGATCGTCAACATGAATAACGCTGCTGTCGATGTGGGTATCAACTCCATTGTCGAAATCCCTGTGCCTGCTGCCTGGGCAGACCTGGCTGAGGATTCCGCTGCCGCATCCGATGATCCGGCATACGTCAAGAACGTCATGCGTCCGGTCCTGGCCCAGAAGGGCGACGATCTGCCTGTGTCTGCCTTCTCTAAAGATGGCACCATGCCGCTGGCCACCTCTCAGTATGAAAAACGTGGTGTTGCCATCAACGTTCCCGAGTGGATCGCTGACAACTGCATTCAGTGTAACCAGTGCGCATTTGTTTGCCCGCACTCTGCACTGCGTCCGGTCATCGCTACCGAAGACGAACTCAAGAATGCTCCGGCCTCTTTTGGTACCGTTGGTGCCAAGGGCAAGGACGTCAAGGGTATGGCGTATCGCATCCAGGTTGCTTCTCAGGATTGCCTGGGCTGCGGCAACTGCGCTGATATCTGCCCGGCCAAGGAAAAAGCTCTGGTCATGAAACCGATCGCTACCCAGCTCGACGAGCAGGTTCCAAACTGGGATTATGCACAGACTGTTTCCTTCAAGGAAGCTTTCAAGCGCGACACCGTCAAGGGCAGCCAGTTCCGTCAGTCTCTGATGGAATTCTCCGGTGCCTGCTCCGGTTGTGGTGAGACTCCGTACGTCAAGGTGCTGACTCAGCTCTTCGGTGAGCGCATGATCATCGCCAACGCAACGGGTTGTTCCTCTATCTGGGGTGCATCCGCTCCGTCCACTCCTTACGCTGTCAATGCTGAAGGCCACGGTCCGGCATGGGGTAACTCCCTGTTCGAGGACGCTGCCGAATTCGGTTTTGGTATCGAAATGGGTGTCAACAATCGCCGTGAGACTTTGATTGCCAAGTGCGAAGAAGCTGTTGCTTCCGCCACAGGCGACGTCAAGGCCGCTCTCGAAGGCTGGTTGGCTGTCAAGGGTGAGGCGGAAGCTTCTGCCGAAGCCGGCAAGACCTTGAAAGCCGCTCTGGAAGGCACTACAGACGAACTGCTTTCTGAAATCGCAGCCAGTTCTGATCTGTTCACCAAGAAATCCGTCTGGATCTTCGGTGGTGACGGGTGGGCCTACGACATCGGTTTTGGTGGTCTGGATCACGTCATCGCCTCTGGCAAAGACGTCAACATCCTGGTCATGGACACCGAAGTTTACTCCAACACCGGTGGTCAGTCCTCCAAGGCAACCCCGCTGGGATCCATTGCCAAGTTCGCCGCTGCCGGTAAGGGCACAGGCAAGAAAGATCTCGGTCGTATGGCAATGACCTACGGGTATGTCTATGTCGCTTCCATCGCCATGGGTGCCGACAAGCAGCAAATGATGAAGGCCTTCAAGGAAGCCGAGGCTTATCCCGGACCGTCCCTCATCATCTGCTACGCACCGTGCATCAACCAGGGCATCAAGAAGGGCATGGGTAAAACCCAGCTCGAGCAGAAGCTGGCTGTTGATTCCGGTTACTGGCCGCTGTTCCGTTACAATCCGCTTCTCGTTGAGGAAGGCAAGAATCCGTTTATTCTGGAGTCCAAAGCTCCTGACGGAAGCCTGCAGGAATTCCTCTCCGGTGAAAACCGTTACGCCATGCTGGAAAGGTTCCATCCGGAACTGTCCAAGGCGTTCCGCGAGAAGATCGAAAAAGACTACGCTGATCGTTATGCCATTCTCACTCATCTCGCCGATGCTGATTTTAGCAAGGCAGAGGAAGTTGAGGGCGAGGCCTGCGAAGTCGGTGTGTCTGCCGAAAGCCCTGGCTCCGGTGAGCCGTGCGATGACGGTAGATAG
- the pta gene encoding phosphate acetyltransferase, with protein MSKNLYVSATEERSGKSAVVLGVMQMLMRELHNVAIFRPIINDPGEGRQDHDITLMLDYFKLSIPYRDTYAYTLKEARELINSGQHAVVLENILKKYMALEEEYDFVLCEGTDFKGKDPAFEFDLNADIAANIGSPMLVVTSGREKTAEEVVNITQTTLDTLGEKGVDFLACVVNRAPEGMTDEVIGTIKCKISEDPMPVYVIPENEALANPTIADVKRWLDADVLYGHSGLQSLVDNYVVAAMQIGNFLEYIKPGSLIITPGDRSDIILASLASRLSSSYPDIAGVLLTGGLEVSRSVHKLIEGWTGVPVPVLSVKGHTFHNVQELNRLYGRIEADDHQRIATALGGFSQHVDVQQLRDRVVEQRSPRVTPKMFEYSLFDKASRDKQRIVLPEGTVERILRAADILLRRGVAEIILLGREEEIRQNASKYGVDISGAQIIDPSESELLDSFAEEYLELRKHKGMIAEMAWDRMADTTYFGTMMVHKGFADGMVSGSVTTTAQTIRPAFEFVKTKPTSSIVSSVFLMCLKDSVLVYGDCAVNPNPNAQQLAEIAISAAETARIFGVDPKVAMLSYSTGASGKGEDVERVTEATRIAKELIKERGLDFPIEGPLQYDAAVDPAVAKVKMPDSDVAGQATVFIFPDLNTGNNTYKAVQRAANAVAIGPILQGLNKPVNDLSRGCTVPDIVNTVAITAIQAQAEKK; from the coding sequence ATGTCCAAAAACCTGTATGTGAGCGCGACGGAAGAGCGCAGCGGCAAATCCGCCGTTGTTCTCGGCGTGATGCAGATGCTCATGCGAGAGCTGCATAATGTCGCCATCTTCCGGCCCATTATTAATGACCCGGGCGAAGGGAGACAGGACCACGACATCACTTTGATGCTCGACTACTTCAAACTGTCCATTCCCTATCGCGACACCTACGCTTACACACTCAAGGAAGCGCGTGAACTGATCAACTCAGGTCAGCATGCCGTTGTTCTGGAAAACATCCTGAAGAAGTATATGGCGCTGGAAGAAGAGTACGATTTCGTGCTCTGTGAAGGCACCGACTTCAAGGGTAAGGACCCGGCATTTGAGTTCGACCTCAACGCGGATATCGCTGCCAATATCGGTTCACCCATGTTGGTGGTGACCTCTGGCCGTGAAAAGACTGCAGAAGAAGTGGTCAACATTACCCAGACGACCCTGGATACCCTGGGAGAAAAGGGAGTGGACTTCCTGGCCTGCGTGGTCAACCGTGCGCCGGAAGGTATGACTGATGAAGTGATCGGCACCATCAAGTGCAAGATCAGTGAAGATCCGATGCCTGTCTATGTCATCCCGGAAAACGAGGCCTTGGCGAATCCCACCATCGCAGATGTGAAGCGGTGGTTAGATGCCGATGTCCTCTATGGTCACAGCGGGTTGCAGTCTCTGGTTGACAACTATGTTGTCGCGGCCATGCAGATCGGTAACTTCCTTGAGTATATCAAGCCCGGAAGCCTGATCATCACTCCTGGTGATCGTTCGGACATAATCTTGGCCAGTCTTGCTTCAAGATTGTCCAGTTCATACCCGGATATCGCTGGAGTTCTGTTGACTGGCGGTTTGGAAGTCTCCAGGAGTGTGCACAAGCTCATCGAGGGATGGACCGGTGTTCCGGTTCCTGTATTGTCTGTTAAAGGACATACATTCCATAATGTGCAGGAGCTCAATCGCCTTTACGGGCGCATAGAAGCCGATGACCACCAGCGTATAGCCACCGCTCTTGGTGGATTCTCCCAGCATGTGGACGTGCAGCAACTTCGTGATCGTGTCGTTGAGCAACGTTCGCCCCGCGTGACCCCGAAGATGTTTGAATACTCCTTGTTTGACAAGGCATCTCGGGACAAACAACGTATTGTTCTGCCCGAGGGAACTGTTGAGCGTATCCTTCGTGCTGCGGATATCCTGTTGCGCCGGGGTGTTGCCGAAATCATCCTGCTCGGTCGCGAAGAGGAGATTCGTCAGAACGCTTCCAAATACGGTGTGGACATATCCGGGGCTCAGATCATTGATCCGAGCGAATCGGAATTGCTGGATAGCTTTGCCGAGGAATACCTGGAACTGCGCAAGCACAAAGGCATGATAGCCGAAATGGCATGGGACCGCATGGCGGATACCACTTATTTCGGTACTATGATGGTTCACAAGGGTTTTGCAGATGGCATGGTTTCCGGCTCTGTGACAACAACTGCTCAGACCATCCGTCCTGCTTTTGAGTTTGTGAAAACAAAACCGACCAGCTCCATTGTCTCATCTGTCTTCCTGATGTGCCTGAAAGACAGCGTGTTGGTTTACGGAGATTGTGCCGTCAACCCCAATCCCAATGCCCAGCAGCTCGCAGAAATAGCCATCAGTGCGGCTGAAACGGCCCGTATTTTCGGTGTCGACCCCAAGGTTGCCATGCTTAGCTATTCTACCGGTGCTTCGGGCAAGGGTGAAGATGTGGAGCGTGTGACCGAGGCGACCAGGATTGCCAAAGAGTTGATCAAAGAGCGCGGACTGGACTTCCCCATTGAGGGACCGCTTCAGTACGATGCGGCTGTAGATCCGGCAGTAGCCAAGGTCAAGATGCCGGATTCCGATGTGGCTGGACAGGCTACGGTCTTTATCTTCCCGGATCTGAATACCGGCAACAACACCTACAAGGCAGTGCAGAGAGCAGCAAATGCCGTGGCTATCGGGCCTATCTTGCAGGGCTTGAATAAGCCGGTCAACGATCTGTCACGGGGATGTACTGTGCCGGATATTGTCAATACCGTCGCCATTACCGCCATTCAGGCGCAGGCGGAAAAGAAATAA
- a CDS encoding L-lactate permease produces the protein MSLEVLALVALLPILVALVLMVGMRWPATKAMPLAWLTAAAGAVIVWGLPVKYVAALTLQGFITAIGILIIVFGAILILRTLQQSGGMETIQYGMQNITPDRRIQAIIIGYMFAAFLEGAAGFGTPAALAAPLLLSLGFPPLAAAIVCLVFNSFPVTFGAVGTPVVLGLKYLAPGVDQAVASGVAGLNFANMGDFNSVIGQWATVMNLAMIFILPVFMLGFITRYFGPERSWKPGLAAWKFCIFAAVSFTVPYMFFAWNVGPEFPSLIGGLVGLGIIIAGAKAGFCVPKTAWNFGDSSKWDPEWTGTVSGGSTDFKPHMSQFKAWLPYILIGAILVVTRIPELGIKGVLAAQAIKFSHILGYKSVNGAIAYLYLPGTIPFTLVAILTIAIHGMPSSKVKAAWSQAIVTMKNPTIALFAAVALVSIFRGSGIADAALNPNNYPSMPLAMAKAVAGIAGNAWPMVASYVGGLGAFITGSNTVSDLLFAEFQWGVATQLELPRQIIVAAQAVGGGMGNMICIHNIVAVCAVVGLSGMEGAILKRTVVPFVLYGIVVGIVASLLSFVFVPGIF, from the coding sequence ATGTCATTGGAAGTGCTTGCATTAGTTGCACTGCTGCCAATTCTGGTAGCACTGGTCCTTATGGTCGGCATGCGTTGGCCTGCCACCAAAGCCATGCCCCTTGCATGGCTCACCGCCGCTGCCGGCGCTGTCATTGTCTGGGGACTGCCCGTCAAATACGTGGCAGCCTTGACCCTTCAGGGGTTCATTACCGCCATCGGTATTTTGATCATTGTTTTCGGTGCGATCCTGATTCTTCGTACCCTGCAGCAGTCTGGCGGTATGGAAACCATCCAGTATGGCATGCAGAACATCACGCCTGACCGTCGTATTCAGGCCATTATCATCGGGTATATGTTTGCAGCATTTCTTGAGGGCGCTGCCGGTTTCGGTACTCCTGCTGCCTTGGCTGCGCCGCTGTTGCTGTCATTGGGCTTTCCGCCCCTTGCTGCCGCAATTGTGTGTCTGGTCTTCAACTCGTTCCCTGTCACATTCGGCGCTGTCGGTACTCCGGTCGTTCTCGGCCTGAAATACCTCGCTCCCGGTGTTGACCAGGCCGTTGCTTCTGGCGTGGCTGGATTGAACTTCGCCAACATGGGCGATTTCAACTCCGTCATCGGTCAGTGGGCTACTGTGATGAACCTCGCCATGATCTTCATCCTGCCGGTCTTCATGCTCGGTTTCATTACCCGCTACTTCGGTCCTGAGCGGAGCTGGAAGCCAGGCTTGGCCGCATGGAAATTCTGCATATTCGCAGCTGTTTCTTTCACTGTTCCTTATATGTTCTTCGCATGGAACGTCGGTCCTGAGTTCCCTTCACTGATCGGTGGTCTCGTCGGTCTCGGCATCATCATCGCTGGCGCAAAAGCCGGTTTTTGCGTGCCCAAGACTGCCTGGAACTTCGGTGATTCCTCCAAATGGGACCCGGAATGGACCGGTACCGTTTCCGGTGGCTCCACTGACTTCAAGCCGCACATGAGCCAGTTCAAGGCTTGGTTGCCTTACATTCTGATCGGCGCCATCCTGGTTGTGACCCGTATTCCTGAATTGGGAATCAAGGGCGTGCTCGCAGCTCAGGCTATCAAGTTCAGCCATATCCTCGGATACAAGAGCGTCAACGGCGCGATTGCCTACCTGTACCTGCCCGGTACTATCCCGTTCACACTGGTTGCCATTCTGACCATTGCCATTCACGGTATGCCAAGCAGCAAGGTCAAGGCCGCCTGGAGCCAGGCGATTGTCACCATGAAGAACCCAACCATCGCACTGTTTGCCGCAGTTGCCCTGGTTTCCATCTTCCGTGGTTCCGGTATTGCTGATGCTGCATTGAATCCGAACAACTACCCTTCCATGCCTCTGGCAATGGCCAAGGCTGTGGCCGGTATCGCCGGTAATGCATGGCCCATGGTTGCTTCCTACGTTGGTGGTCTTGGTGCATTCATCACTGGTTCCAACACTGTTTCTGATCTGCTCTTCGCAGAATTCCAGTGGGGTGTCGCAACTCAGCTGGAACTGCCGCGTCAGATCATCGTTGCCGCCCAGGCAGTCGGTGGTGGTATGGGTAACATGATTTGTATCCATAACATCGTTGCTGTGTGCGCCGTTGTCGGTTTGTCCGGCATGGAAGGTGCCATTCTGAAGCGCACCGTTGTGCCTTTCGTGCTCTACGGTATTGTTGTCGGTATCGTCGCGTCGCTCCTGAGCTTCGTGTTCGTTCCCGGCATCTTCTAG
- a CDS encoding (Fe-S)-binding protein — MADINKLAEMFKELDDLLVGCMRCGMCQAVCPVFAQSGRETDVTRGKLALLDGLANEMLTDPEGVNDKLNRCLLCGTCQSNCPSGVSVMDIFLKARAIMTGYFGLSPVKQAIFRGMLKNPKLFNALTNMGSKFQGLFTKKVDDMLGSSCARFNMPVIGDRHFNSLASKPLHKIVPELDTPAGKSGIKVALYVGCVIDKIYPQVGQAILKVLEHHGVGVFMPSGQSCCGIPVLSSGDTKTFDSLVAANVKLFKDGEFDYLVTGCASCTSTIKELWPHMYQGPSEHRYDIGVLERKTMDISQFLVDILKVEPAKVNGGKSVTYHDPCHLKNSLGITAQPRDVIRAAGCDFKEMNEAGTCCGCGGSFNIAHYDLSKKIGSRKADNIMASGATTATTSCPACMLQITDMLSQKKAGMDVKHVIELYADAL; from the coding sequence ATGGCCGATATCAATAAACTCGCTGAAATGTTCAAGGAACTGGACGATCTCCTGGTAGGCTGCATGCGATGCGGCATGTGCCAGGCTGTCTGTCCGGTCTTCGCCCAGTCCGGTCGTGAGACCGATGTGACCCGTGGGAAGCTCGCGCTTCTCGATGGACTGGCCAATGAAATGCTGACTGATCCCGAGGGCGTCAATGACAAGCTTAATCGCTGTCTGCTGTGTGGAACGTGTCAGTCCAACTGTCCAAGCGGTGTCTCCGTCATGGACATATTCCTTAAGGCTCGTGCCATCATGACCGGTTATTTCGGTCTCTCTCCGGTGAAGCAGGCCATTTTCCGGGGTATGCTCAAGAATCCCAAGCTGTTTAATGCATTGACGAACATGGGATCAAAATTCCAGGGATTGTTCACCAAAAAGGTGGATGACATGCTTGGTTCTTCCTGTGCCCGCTTCAATATGCCGGTCATCGGAGATCGCCATTTTAACTCCCTGGCCTCCAAGCCATTGCACAAGATCGTACCCGAATTGGATACTCCGGCTGGCAAGAGCGGCATCAAGGTCGCCCTTTACGTCGGATGTGTCATCGACAAGATCTACCCCCAGGTCGGTCAGGCTATCCTGAAGGTTCTGGAACATCATGGAGTCGGTGTGTTCATGCCGTCCGGACAGTCTTGCTGCGGCATCCCTGTCCTGTCCAGCGGTGATACCAAGACCTTTGACAGCCTGGTTGCGGCCAATGTGAAGTTGTTCAAGGACGGGGAATTCGATTACCTCGTCACCGGATGTGCTTCATGTACTTCTACCATCAAGGAACTGTGGCCTCACATGTACCAGGGACCGTCTGAACACCGTTACGATATAGGTGTGCTTGAACGGAAAACCATGGACATCAGCCAATTCCTCGTGGATATACTTAAAGTGGAGCCTGCCAAGGTGAATGGCGGCAAGAGCGTCACCTATCACGATCCCTGCCACCTGAAAAACTCTCTTGGCATCACTGCCCAGCCACGCGACGTGATCCGCGCCGCCGGTTGCGACTTCAAGGAAATGAATGAAGCCGGAACGTGCTGTGGTTGTGGCGGTAGCTTCAATATCGCCCACTACGACCTGTCGAAAAAAATCGGCAGTCGCAAGGCGGACAACATCATGGCATCCGGTGCGACGACGGCAACGACGAGTTGTCCGGCGTGCATGCTCCAGATCACGGATATGCTGTCTCAGAAGAAGGCTGGCATGGATGTCAAGCACGTCATCGAATTGTACGCTGACGCGCTATAG